From the genome of Tachypleus tridentatus isolate NWPU-2018 chromosome 6, ASM421037v1, whole genome shotgun sequence:
actctgccttctatcttaacattgtagactaggtgtcaacattggttttatactctttttgttttaccttcatttgcatttatgtctattactacatttatttttttatttattttttttacatttttaccgaatgtctggcgcagatagtctcgctgctttgtgccataaaacactaaatcaatcaatcaatcaatgacgcacagaaatcagacattttgagactaagaacagcaggaaaagcaaaacgtttcattgaGGCATTGCGTGAAACTGTAGATTTTCAGTTTGTAACACGTATGCTGACAAAGGAATATGGTAAACGAGAAAGGCCAAGCACAATCATGGCACAATTACGAAATATGAATCAAGAAAAAGGCGAGTCTGTTCGAGTGTTTGGACATAAGCTACAAGAGCAAGGTAATAGATTACGTAGAACTTAGAATAGATGATGATCCAAGATACACTAAAGTCTGAGTATGAGCGAAGGTCGCTTAGCGATAGAACTCTGAGTGATGTTAATGAATCCAATTCCCCACGAGCAACCTTATTAGATTTAATCAAGGAAACAAGAGAGCAACAGATATACAGGCACAAGCAgtctgtaataagtatgataagtAAGAATACAAATGAAAAAGTAAACTGGCGAAACGGACAAAATAAGTGCGAGGACTTGTAGTGTTTTAAATGGGGTAAGGTTGGCCacataacaaaaaattgttttataaaacaaaatgagcCTGTAAGTTGTTTTGACTGTTGTATTTTACGTTCTTCTGTaaaagtaaaactgctgttgcaaatttcttgatcctgagggatatggaacgagaattttaagtggtcagcccaagaacatttcgccgacgttgagcaggaggattcgacgggttgtccggcaagacaatagccgatcgtcgaaccagattaaggtttTAACGGACagagaatgcagctcaagaacaataagacggcacctacgagagaaaggctttaaaaatgataaacgtcttcaaaggctacgcctccttccacaccacgaaacgctcggttaaactttgctgagaagcaccaaacacgggtcgtagaaaagtggaagaatgttttgtttttcgatgagaaaaaagttaacctggatggtccagatggcttccaacgttgctggcacgataaggatatcccaccggagaaattttctacacgacacattggaggaggttccatcatgatctgaggtgctttcttcttccatggaacaatagagcttcaggttatacaggggcgtcaaacagcagctggctacattggcatgttggcgAGAGCaattttattgactgaaggcccccgcttgtgtggaaataactggatctttcagcagaacaacgctgcaatccacaatgcccgtgATTTTTTGGGACCATCCAGCgtattcgcccgaactgaacccaaattgaaaatatttgggggtaGATGACAAAGAAaatctatagaaatagacgtcaatttcaaacagtgcatgatattcgtaaagccatcttcacgaCTTGGAGCAGTATACCAGCCAGCTTTCTGCGAAGTCtcatatcgaccatgccaaagcgaatgtttgcaattattcgcaatgacggccgtgcaactcactactgaggcctcttgttgggcatttcctaccctgtttaggacttctttttggtatggtcttaaacttttgaccagctagtatttaggttaatttcatagtgttcacattttccctcttaaatgctaaaaagttttttatttttattttcccttttcttattttcatcttctgaaactctattcaaataagtggatttgtctaacaacgcaaaatgcatatattttccttatgttcattggccttaagatttcggtcagccttgtatatatatttagtgaattaatgttttatataataaagtttcaaacacacgtgttattatttagtttgataacGTAATACTTCATCTTGCGTGAGAGGACGTTTTAAGTTATAAGTTTCTGTGTGTTACACGCACACCAGGGAATAATATATGGGAGTCATGGAGTAAAACAGTTCGTAGCTTCTACCGTTAGCTCATGTTGCTACTCAGGTGTCAGTGCAATTAATGACAATGATATCCTTTCATTTCATCAACTACAAGTTTCACAAATTTCACGTACTAGCCTTACGTTCATTGAGGGATTGGCAGAATTTCTAAATCCCAAAAAACAGTCGCAACTTGCTAATTGTTTTCCCCTTACCTATCGGTTCTCTCGTATATCTCTTGTTCTTCGTTGAAATGTGTAATTGGGTAAAATGTACCGGGCTTACTAAATAACACCCCCACGTTAACGTTACTCACGTTTTAATACTgctgaaattgtttatttcacttccaAGGAAATTCCATACGTTGAGCCACGCACAAGACGTTAAAACTCCCACCAAGCAAACGATAGCAGAAAcgtataaatttgaaacaaaaacgaAAGACAGTGTTTAGTCTCTGAATATTTCACAATGTTGACGTACATTAACacacatcaacacattatatGCTCACCtagctatcaaataacacacatcaacatattatatgttcacctggctatcaattaacacacatcaacatattatatgttcacctggctatcaattaacacacatcaacatattatatgctcacccgGCTGTCaattaacacacatcaacatattatatgttcacctggctatcaattaacacacatcaacatattatatgctcacctggctatcaattaacacacatcaacgtattatatgctcacctggctatcaattaacacacatcaacgtattatatgctcacctggctatcaattaacacacatcaacatattatatgctcacttggctatcaaataacacacatcaacatattatatgctcacttggctatcaaataacacacatcaacatattatatgctcacctggctatcaaataacacacatcaacatattatctGAATTAACAGAATGAGGAAGAACACAATTGACCATAAAGGGGAGGTGGCAACTGTAGAACAACTTCTGGATAAACAAGGAAAGCCAACCCTGGACCTGAAGAAAATACACCATGTTAGATTATATTTGAACAAAGACCGTGTTTGTACTCTGAAAATAACACAGCAGGTCACTGTCTGATAATAACTAGTGTAAATTAAGATGTTGACATACTGTAACTTACCAATAgacgtttcattttaaatgttttagaaccaagattcaagaaaatattaataaagtttgttctgaaatattctgTTACACGTTGATTTTGTACAGAAACAGAGCttttactatttatataaacaactgaAGCACTAGAAGACTGAATTATCTTACCGGACTTTACAAGATCAGCAACTTCAGTCCCGTCGCCTTTCAAATATGCCATGTGTCCGAGGACGGAAAATACAACGCTACCAGCAAATATACTGATAGCAGGATTAATAACACAAAGAATATATCCGTCTCTAGAAATAAAGATACAGAAACAATAATGAATGTGTGCAAAGTGTACAATAATATCCATGGAAACAGAAACACTGAAACAATAAGGAATACAGAGTATAGAGAATTATTACATGAACATTTTTGTGCGaatcattgttaaataattaaattaacacataagaaaacatttcttaagagtttgtttgttacCGGAAGAAGTTGTGGCTAAACTTGTTGTAACTTCCAAGAGTTACGACAGAACCGAAACCAATACCAAAGGTGAAAAACACTTGCGTTCCTGCTATCACCCAGAtctaataacattaatacaataaattaatactgaTTACAAAGAGTTCActtctttaaatttaacactaatttagtTTCGTTTCGTtttgattaaagaattattaactaGTATTAAAACTTGATagcaaataaacgaaaaaaaaagtcgcttgacagttactgattaacaatgacACTGTTTTCACTAAAGACTAAACTACAGTTACATTAGATaggaagttttatttgttgtccAGCCtggttgtttgtgtttgttagcGTCAGGGGCATTAAAAtatacggttaatcccactattcgttggtaaaagaatatgccATTGCTTCTGTCCAACAACCTTTAAcatctaacattaatatttactagtgtttatatcgtatatgaatgtaataataataacattagtatattaatataatgacaataacatttacatatgaatacaataacaataacattagtatatgaatataataacaataacattagtatatgaatacaataacaataacattagtatatgaatgaattaacaataacattagtatatgaatataataacaataacattagtatatgaatgtaataacaataacataaacgAACCTTGGGATCCAAAAGTTTGTCGAATTGAGGAGTAACGTAAAAAAGTAGTCCGTCTCCAGCGCCCTCTAACGCCACTCCACGAATAAGAAGAATGATTCGAATGACGTATGGAGTGACTGCTGACACCTTAATAATCTgtaaacaatgaacaaataatgaagtaaaacagtcaaaagatatgaaataattaatgctagaaacattaaagattattggattaaataaaaggtgatgttttcttatgattactgtaatggtgttttatgtcattaggtgatgttttcttatgattactgtaatggtgtttcATGTCATTAGGTGATTGtttcttatgattactgtaatgttgtttcatgtcattaggtgatgtttccttatgattactgtaatggtgtttcatgtcattaggtgatgttttcttatggtTACTGTAATGGTTTTTATGTCATTAGGTTATCTTTCCTTGTGATTACTGTGACACTGTTTTATGCaatcttttctttttcatttgtttcgaagttttattttagtttatatctCACCTTGCCACTACTCTGTAGTCCTTTCAAGATGACCAAATAAACTAGAAACCAGGCaagtaacaaacacaaactcagttccaTGTTCACACCTCCCAAGTCATGTATTTCTGAAGTAATTTGTAATGTTCGATGCCTTCAAAAGagtaataaatactgttttattgaaatgtaCTATTGAACCAACTTCAGTCAgggtttcataattttttaatttttgagtattaaatgataaaactgtctACTATGGTATTATAAGTACCTTTCAAgtcaataatagaaacaaggaaggttatttaaaaaccaattatACCTAGAAATATATGTCCTAAAATTTATCTTACAAGATTAACAATAACGAGGTTAACTGGGTCACAAGGTACATGGTGCATCATAAACTGGCACATAAGGTGTCCATTATTATTACAGTCATTGTTAGTTAAGCCTATTCCTAGATGTAGCTGCAGTAAGCATCATCTGTTTTGAATAGAATTCTACACACTGACACATATTGTACTGAAATCACTGAGCTCATATTGTGAAAAGGAAGAGAAACAAAGGCAATGGTAGTTTGTGAGAATAGTGACtcacatgcaaaataattttgaaacactatTTCTAAACTTCCCTAATTAAAACATGTGTACCTCTGGAGGAAGTGTGCTTCCCCTGGAACAATTACCTTTTTACGTATAATGACTTTGAATGATGTGCTTGTATTTTTAACCAACTTCTACAAAATATAcgtataacaaacattataacagaattaaaattaaacagttattttgaattatCTATCTTATTTCTCAACCATGAGTCACAACAAATAATGTAAGTGGCCATTACATTATGTTATCAGACAAAATCCAGACACTGATGTCAGACTAGTCAGCAGGTATGTAAAATCATTTAAGGTTAGAATTTGAGTGCTTACAAACGTAATATCTCAACTCCTACTGCCTTTCATAGGGCTGCAGCCAATTGTGAGAAGGCAGTTACGCTTAATATTCAGATACAACCTTAAAAGCATcctaaaaattctaaaagttgaATCTTCCAACCTCCACTCTTTTacttaaaaaatgatattaaacaaaatgtaatcaaatttaaaattaaacttttaatagaaagatgtttgaattcaaaatttaacaattattttacaaatatttaaattttctatcatttatataaaaaacaacttctattattattaattttagctgTTAACATATCTGCTAAAAGAAGTATCTTACATTCTCATACAAATTATCAAAAgcaatcaattttttttttatatttttacctttaactTTGTCATTGTTAGtagctattaagcacaaagttacacattgagATATCTGTTTCTtgcattataagtcttcagacaaaCCGTTATGCCACTAGGAAGCCacctttacttctttttttttactattacaagtatttatttcaattaaaattctaatacaaataattttatttaaaaatcagtagttttgttttgaaaatcattgtataattcataagaataaggagttttttcttcaaaatattttcctctttttATTAGTAGATTTACATTGTATAATTTTCTAAGATAGTTATTTTGacgttagtttgttgttgtttttaatttcaaaagctaGATAGTTATTTTGACATTAGTAAATGAATGTTTGTTAATGGGATCAATTTCAATTACGACAATTGGGAGTAAatgaatgtttgttaattttatttcaatagtgATCTTTATTACTCTGAGATTTACCTAGATTGAAACTTAAATGTAAAGGATTAGTTGTTTGTTCTACACACTTAAACCACATAtattataagttaataaataaattatattatcattttacatagtggtatatcttaaaataaatgttgaaaatccACTGTGGCTGGACAAGTTAAACATTTTGGACTAtcgataatatatttttcataaattaaagtagaaaatataaattactggtaaacagttaactggaCTAAAACCAGTGTACAAATgtggaaaatgaataaataataacattatgtcGATAGAAAATAGTTATATAATTGTACTATCATtgtaatatatgtaatacatagaaaacaatattttgaaaacactAGATCCAAATACGACTTTTATTTATTGATCGAAAATAAAAGattaatctgaaaaataaaaaattaaacctacTCCCAGAATTCGGTTACAGGTGATTTTGCTTCGGTGGCTGTAATATTGAGATTCGTGATGTTGGTTCCCTCTTTCATACAGTATTTTGTGTTCCACCAATTACCACACGATTCCCAAGGCAGTGGTGACGTCATTGAGGAAAAGAAGTAGAATATAGTCCAAGCTATTATCACCACGTGGTAGATGTTATAAAGACAAACGATGGTCATTGAAGCAAAGCCAATTCCTAGTGAAAAGTGTAGATTACATAATATAAGAACTGTTGACATATTTGAGACACAAGTATGAGTTATATATATCCggaaaaggtgaaaaatactaAGGCACTAGAAGTAAACAAAAATAGCTACCTTTAAAGATAGGAATCAAATTCCAGACCCCGATACCACCAATGCTGAGGTACTGACCAATGGCCACTTCCAGGAAGAATAGAAGAACAGCACACAAGACTAAACAAATGAGGTAGGGAAACAAAAATGCCcctaagtaacaaaaaacaacatataatctATCAGAACCATCGATTTAACATTTAGTAAGGTAAAGGTTTCATGTATattatgttggattaaaccacaaGACACATACCTCCACCATTTTCATAACACAAGTATGGAAATCGCCATACGTTGCCAAGACCGACAGCGGAGTTTATAGAACTTAAAACAAAGT
Proteins encoded in this window:
- the LOC143251585 gene encoding sodium- and chloride-dependent GABA transporter 2-like; this translates as MQRLPCRFHIQIELTSVTSPDKEKEPERWEWEGKLDFVLSSINSAVGLGNVWRFPYLCYENGGGAFLFPYLICLVLCAVLLFFLEVAIGQYLSIGGIGVWNLIPIFKGIGFASMTIVCLYNIYHVVIIAWTIFYFFSSMTSPLPWESCGNWWNTKYCMKEGTNITNLNITATEAKSPVTEFWEHRTLQITSEIHDLGGVNMELSLCLLLAWFLVYLVILKGLQSSGKIIKVSAVTPYVIRIILLIRGVALEGAGDGLLFYVTPQFDKLLDPKIWVIAGTQVFFTFGIGFGSVVTLGSYNKFSHNFFRDGYILCVINPAISIFAGSVVFSVLGHMAYLKGDGTEVADLVKSGPGLAFLVYPEVVLQLPPPLYGQLCSSSFC